The sequence caaatataaaactcagtttagttaaataaatgaagatgagtaaggacctgtaaagttaatcaaatattgtcaaatatttgaacaggttgaggttttggtgagctgtttttttctgatttgaaactgaaactaactgaaactgaaactgatattcttctttttttttatataattttttttttattcattttaaatatttttattattttattgatcaaattgtttttttattcataagatatcaattctttattttttatgtatcaatttgtatgatatttttaaagtgtcctatttttccttttttgtgtgtttattttattcgtctacagtaaatgtcagtttttatttgtcatttctaatcCACCCCCCTCCACGACATCATCATCCATCGCAATGTTTCACTGTAAACAACGTCAACTGCCAATTacggagacatcgcccaaccatAATGGGCTGTGATGAGATGCAGCAGATCTGTCTGATATTTTAAGATCTGTGTAAAGTTTGAAAGTTCTACAGCAGGTAAGCAGCTATGTGGATGTGTCATCTCATCATTAAAGCAGAGCAGTTGTCTTCAGAGGGACCAATTCTGAAAGACTGCAGTCTTCAGGCTGATTGGTGAGTTTATTCAGAACCGTCTCACATTACATACTGTGGCACTAGATCAGCAATCTGTCTGATATTAATGATCAGCTGTGCATCGAAGTACAAGAATTCATATTCACTGACTCTCAGTGAGCACCTGAAATGAGTGTTCAATAACTGAACAATTTAGGGAGACTGTGAAGCTGCTATTATAATGCAGATTACCAGTGTATGTGTGAATTTCAGGAGCTGTGAGGTCACTCCATAGTGGAAAGTTCATAATGAAAGAATTTGCGCCCCCCTTTGAGCATACTGCCTTAATAATGGCCCCATGGTCATTTGAGTTCGAGATCCCTGATTTACACCATTAACACCACTAACGATTTAACGACTACAGCCAATACTACCActattattacaattacaattactatTACAAGTACAATAGTACTGTTACAACTATTAGACTGCTAACTAGTGGCTCACTGTACCAGCTTCTCACCTCCTTCAGCATTAGTGGCACCACGGCCAGACACCACCAGTTCCCCCCCATCATCTGGAACAACACAATGTCCAGGCTTTATTACAGCCGGAACAATGCTTTTCACAGCCTCTGGAAGCTTCAGCAACATGATGGGCTCGTCTGTCGGGGAATAAATgatgacgttggcgtgttgaatGCGCAGTGACTTTTTCTCAGTGTTATTTGGATGTCCACCAAGCTCCACTGTCAGAATGCTGGGGGAAGGAAAGaaacatatgtaataaaaaaaacaatactgctTTTCTTGTGAGGCCTAGAAGCTAAACCTATCCTAAACTTCACATTCACCTGCCTTATAATCAACTCCAAGCTTTATAATCATCATATAGCCATATAACAGCCATAGAGCATTACACCCTTAACCTACATTATAAATTGAGGTTGATTCACTGTAATAAACAAAGATCTAATATCAGAAGGATGAAGAAAAGAAATTGCATGAAGGCTTGTGGGTTTATGCTTGCAGATTAGATTCCAGACTAGAATCACCCatattttttgacccaaattttAACTGTACATgggcaggcccgtagccagcattgtgatgggggggggggatctttttcccccaaaagtggacttcatttggctctactccaatgccccctaaatacacaaGCACActtaaaaccttttaatttagacatattttattcatcatAAGTTTGTTGTGagtctgttgttgctgtccttatttgttcgtctgttgctccccactgttagcataaatttgatataaatgtaagtgttactcaaacttcctacatctgtgatgtgacttcattgtctgtctctgttgctcacatcagttgtctgttgctttgttccattgtctctgttgctgctctccattttctgtctctgattttttctgtcctttattgtctatctctatACTGTTGACATAAATAGATACAACTACTTCATGACcacactatcggtatggtcattaaaacttaaacatgaattaatagtGTTCCgtcttattcaaatcttcctacaactgtgctgggacttcaaatgggtgcacaaattctgcaaaatgaccgttggtgacctaaaaatagtatcaggAGCTTTAACAAAAAGGACATGGagcagatatattccataagtaaatattagtcctaaggggcctacacaattaataatctttcattaaattacttcagtccagtcctgatcagttcagttaatttcagtcctgtacacatttttttctctctccagctcaaccatctcttctaccccttctaaataataaatcacaCCAAATTACACTAACAAactctaaaactagccctgaactattaaaaaaaatcatttcgcAACATTCACAacacatatataaaaattaaCTAGCGTTTCTTTTGCAACattctttctctttatacttAACTTGCTTAAACATTGGCACACTATTGACTAAGTTGCTGTATATGTAGCGGGTCCAAATGGTCAGGAGCCCCACCACCATTTCTCTGCGTTGTGTTGTGTGTTAGGAAGAAATACCCTAGACCTCTGTTGTTGGTACCAATCCGGGAATCTTTTATTATCTGGATGTACAAGATAGAAAGCTGTGAGAAATAGCATCCAGCCTCGTGTCTGCCTGCACAAATCACTCTCTCCAGCAGAGCTCTCAGCCAACTGACACAGTATATATTATTTCAGAGAGTCAAGAGTATTTAACAGTATTTGTATAATAGTAATTTGCAGTATAGTTACATATACAATTCACTtactaataaaataagaaaatgtacaaaaatgacaGACATAgccaatagaaaaatatataacaaaaaattaatccacagtaaatataatattttagtatGAATATGACTACTTATAATACACATTCGGCAGATTCACTTCATAGACACACTAAAACAAGATtctgatataaaaatatagaaatacaatGGGATATGTGCAATAttacttatttatcttttaacttaaccttatatataatatttttaataaattcccTTTTTAATACcaactttttaatgtattttaatgtaaaaacatatttaaaacctGAAAACCGATCAAAAGAGCTGACAACTTTAAACTTATGAAGCAATAAAAAGCATACCTGGATGTACAAGATAGAAAGCTGTGAGAAATAGCATCCAGCCTCGTGTCTGCCTGCACAAATCACTGCATGATCCCCAAAACCACACAAAATGGAGGGAGAGTTAGGACTGAACTAAACACAGGCAGCTGTAGCTAACTAACACTTCTCAAACATACACTCGAAGatttagttaaaaatacagaTCATCCATCCTTAAAACATCCagaatattacatttaaaggcCTTACGCTTCATATTAaactatttttaacacttttaacacatattgaacttttttttagaCACTTTTAACCAGAGACTGAATTCTACCAACCTCTCTCCAGCAGAGCTCTCAGCCAACTGAGGAGAGACTAGCTAAACACTAAAAGACGCTGCGCCCCCCAGAGGAATGGAGaaaaataacatacaataaaataaaataataaaagtcctggaaaataaatatatttttaaccaatcttttgtaaataaaatatagaaaaatgctAGCATGTAAAATAtgaagattttgtgtgaaaaataaataaacaaaataaaacccgTTACATATAGTtgctcaaaacaaataaaaaatataataaaaatgctatttttttgtgggggggggggggggtgcctggaatccctctatttactcaggatacGAAGTCTTactgtggtcttactgtgaactacaaatggacagaagtcacgttagatcagtgtttctacaccctgttcctgcatattctagagctgcCTCTGTTGAAAGGCACTTAATCACTGCTGATAAACATAATGATTGATCCATGGTTGATAGGAAgttaagggattttaacaggtaaactcagtaaatgactgtttattagctgatcagttggatctggtggaaaacaccgttttattacattacattacattacatttcatttggcagatgcttttatccaaagcgacttacaataataaagaacaaaataatagaagttaaaggtaacaacatctttggatagggcctaaaggaggtcaaagggaaatgaGGTGggggagtagagaagaggaagaaggagatgaggttagaagttgttagtttgttagtggtgtttaggagagtaagtgctctttgaagagctctgtcttcaggagtttcttaaagatagcgagagattctcctgatctggtagtggaaggtagtttgttccaccattggggaactctgtatgagaacagtctggattgctttgtgtgaatgttgggcaaagtgaggcgacgttcattggaggagcgcagcggccgggaggtagcctaagccttcaggagcgagtgcaggtaggaaggagcctgttcagtcatcaccttgtaggcgatcgtaagagttttgaatttgatgcgagcagcaaccggtagccaatggagctcaataagcagcggagtgacatgtgcccgttttgactggttgaagaccagacgtgctgctgcattctgaatcatctgtagtggttttactacactggctgggaggccagttagtactgcattgcagtagtcaaggcgAGAGATTACCACCGCTTGTActaggagttgggtggcctgttgcgtcagaaacggtcggaTTTTTCATTTTAGGgaagtgatcagggttaagaaacttctttaaacaataaacataaagtactgtactaaattctggctatccactaacGTTACATCTTCTAGAtgactagttagctaaatgaaattttgttcattatagctcacagtaagtcctgtaatcctaaattaataaacacaatttaaaaatgaaagagagagagagagatatttttctcaaaccctgaccaatctatctagctaattctaaagttaagctaactgactaacacagctgcagtttattaagcgCAAAgcaggtttaatctgtgtgttttgattcagagaagagtatttttaagcagctatctgaaacaatctcatcacagtttatatGTTTAGCTCCGTTTTTAGTATGTTtagaacccttcgatcccccctggctatgGACCTGATGAGTGTGTCATATCGGAAGAACtagaataatgtaaaataaataaagattatgaaaaaaatattatacaccTGATGAGTGTGTTACATTTTTTTCAACtatttagatttgtttttattatcTAACATTCCTCCTCCAGGTGCT comes from Astyanax mexicanus isolate ESR-SI-001 chromosome 17, AstMex3_surface, whole genome shotgun sequence and encodes:
- the LOC125782388 gene encoding trypsin-like, with the protein product MATTAVLLLLSLLAEGVVSSAVEKRLVSAKPCAATERPYHARVVYETHDGHSSTCAGTLIHMQWVITASHCYGGPGGILTVELGGHPNNTEKKSLRIQHANVIIYSPTDEPIMLLKLPEAVKSIVPAVIKPGHCVVPDDGGELVVSGRGATNAEGG